The following are from one region of the Pseudodesulfovibrio piezophilus C1TLV30 genome:
- the secF gene encoding protein translocase subunit SecF, whose protein sequence is MGLQLIKPNTHIDFIGIKKIAFLLSAIFILAGLTSLVLKGGPKYGIDFAGGMIVQVKVDHTTDVNELKGALKGVELPGLVVQTLGLEGDNEYLIRTSTSEVASQEVRKHISNALEKNLNGKGFEIQRLEMVGPKVGADLRSKALEALFYAVLIIAVYISGRFEQRWTVAAIMAAALGGIIYGVGLTGLDMAWLTIIALIVTVGLCWYLKLNYALGAVVALIHDVTITVGIFSILGKEFDLTIIAALLTIIGYSLNDTIIVFDRIRENDTDTKRSGSFGAVINKSINQTLSRTIMTSLTTLLVVACLYVVGGSVIHDFALALLIGVVVGTYSSIFVASPILMGFGPSESANESI, encoded by the coding sequence ATGGGACTTCAATTAATCAAACCCAATACCCATATTGATTTTATTGGTATTAAAAAGATCGCTTTTCTTCTTTCTGCCATCTTTATTCTTGCAGGTCTTACTTCATTGGTTCTTAAAGGTGGACCAAAATATGGTATTGATTTTGCTGGAGGTATGATCGTTCAGGTTAAAGTGGACCATACAACAGATGTCAATGAGTTAAAGGGTGCCTTGAAAGGAGTTGAACTTCCTGGGTTGGTTGTTCAAACTCTTGGACTTGAAGGGGATAATGAATATCTCATCCGTACTTCCACTTCTGAAGTCGCTTCTCAGGAAGTTAGAAAGCACATTTCTAATGCTCTTGAGAAAAACTTGAATGGAAAGGGATTTGAGATACAACGTTTAGAGATGGTCGGTCCTAAGGTCGGAGCGGATCTTCGTAGTAAAGCGCTTGAGGCTCTTTTTTACGCAGTTCTGATCATTGCCGTCTACATCTCAGGACGATTTGAGCAACGTTGGACTGTCGCGGCAATTATGGCCGCGGCGCTTGGTGGTATCATCTATGGAGTAGGTCTTACTGGGCTGGATATGGCGTGGTTGACCATTATTGCACTTATCGTCACCGTTGGACTCTGTTGGTATTTAAAACTCAACTACGCACTCGGTGCTGTTGTCGCTCTCATTCATGATGTTACCATTACTGTTGGTATTTTTTCCATACTTGGTAAGGAATTTGATCTGACAATTATTGCTGCTCTCTTGACGATTATTGGTTATTCTCTCAACGATACGATTATTGTCTTTGATAGAATCCGTGAAAATGATACCGATACAAAACGGTCTGGATCATTTGGAGCGGTTATCAATAAATCTATCAACCAGACTTTGTCTCGTACTATCATGACATCTTTAACAACACTTCTTGTTGTTGCGTGTCTTTATGTGGTTGGAGGCAGTGTCATCCATGACTTTGCACTTGCTTTGCTGATTGGTGTTGTTGTTGGTACATATTCCTCAATCTTTGTTGCGAGTCCGATTCTTATGGGATTTGGTCCAAGTGAATCGGCAAACGAATCAATATAA
- the secD gene encoding protein translocase subunit SecD, giving the protein MQSLRWRIIITLIVLALGLAYVLPSVPGVSGSPLGKILPGNSVNLGLDLKGGIHLTLGVDMDTAMHNNLARLGDDLKASAREDEIFVLRPNVVSDSRIEIVLLKGDQQNAFEEAVKDKSPFDIESMDPMDDGKVKFILSVSPQYRKEIETLTMDQAIKTIRNRIDQFGVAEPDIRKQQGNRIQVQLPGLQDPERAIKIIGQTAHLEFKMVDDTADIEKATKGILAPGRELSVLMKRQANGSYSEDPIVLKKDAVLTGEYITDAKVRLDSWNKPYVGISFNSRGGSIFANLTADNVNKRMAIVLDGKVYSAPVIQEKIAGGRASITGQFTREEARDLAVVLRAGSLPAPVVILEQRSVGPSLGQESIDKGIMSAAIGMALVLGFMIFYYGFAGFVADVVLCLNIMLILAGLAVFGATLTLPGIAGIILTIGMAVDANVIIFERIREELRRGLTARAAIAEGYSRATLTIMDANVTTIIAAIILYQFGTGPVRGFAVTLTLGILTSMFTAIFVSHILFDVYTKSRSESTKLSI; this is encoded by the coding sequence ATGCAGAGTCTGCGTTGGAGAATCATTATAACCCTGATTGTTCTGGCTCTTGGATTGGCATATGTCTTGCCTTCTGTTCCAGGCGTATCCGGTTCACCGCTCGGCAAAATTCTGCCGGGTAACTCCGTTAATCTTGGTCTTGATCTCAAAGGTGGTATACATCTGACACTTGGTGTGGATATGGATACTGCCATGCATAATAATCTTGCTCGGCTGGGAGATGATCTCAAAGCTTCAGCACGTGAAGATGAGATTTTTGTTTTACGTCCCAATGTGGTGTCGGATAGTCGCATTGAAATTGTTCTCTTGAAGGGTGACCAGCAGAATGCTTTCGAAGAAGCTGTCAAGGATAAAAGCCCTTTTGATATAGAGTCGATGGACCCCATGGATGATGGCAAAGTTAAATTTATTTTATCTGTATCGCCTCAGTACCGTAAGGAAATTGAAACTCTGACCATGGATCAGGCCATCAAGACAATTCGAAACCGTATTGATCAATTCGGTGTGGCGGAACCAGATATTCGTAAACAGCAGGGGAATCGCATCCAGGTGCAGTTACCAGGGTTGCAAGATCCTGAACGAGCTATCAAAATTATTGGCCAAACAGCTCATCTTGAGTTCAAAATGGTTGATGATACAGCGGACATCGAAAAAGCAACGAAGGGAATCCTTGCCCCAGGGCGAGAGCTTTCCGTTCTCATGAAAAGGCAAGCCAACGGGAGCTATTCCGAAGACCCGATTGTCCTCAAAAAAGACGCTGTCTTGACTGGTGAGTATATTACCGATGCCAAAGTTAGATTGGATTCGTGGAACAAACCTTATGTTGGAATCTCATTCAACAGCAGGGGAGGCTCTATTTTTGCTAATCTGACCGCTGATAATGTTAATAAACGGATGGCAATAGTTCTTGATGGCAAGGTCTATTCTGCTCCTGTTATTCAGGAAAAGATTGCTGGTGGACGTGCATCTATTACCGGTCAATTTACCCGTGAAGAAGCTCGAGACCTGGCCGTTGTTCTCCGTGCTGGTTCCTTACCCGCACCAGTCGTGATACTTGAGCAACGTTCAGTCGGACCATCTTTGGGACAAGAATCAATTGATAAGGGAATCATGTCTGCGGCTATCGGTATGGCACTGGTTCTTGGCTTCATGATTTTTTATTACGGTTTTGCCGGTTTCGTGGCCGATGTGGTTTTATGCCTCAACATTATGCTCATTCTGGCAGGATTGGCAGTTTTTGGAGCAACATTAACACTCCCTGGCATTGCAGGAATTATTCTGACAATAGGTATGGCTGTTGATGCCAATGTTATTATCTTTGAAAGAATACGAGAAGAATTAAGGCGTGGTCTGACAGCTCGTGCAGCAATTGCTGAAGGATATAGTCGTGCGACGCTGACAATCATGGATGCCAACGTAACAACAATCATTGCGGCTATTATTCTGTACCAATTCGGAACAGGGCCGGTGAGAGGATTTGCAGTCACGCTGACCCTTGGCATTCTCACCTCCATGTTTACGGCCATTTTCGTGTCGCATATACTGTTCGACGTTTACACTAAAAGCCGCTCCGAAAGCACTAAGCTGAGCATTTAA
- the yajC gene encoding preprotein translocase subunit YajC — protein MFFDSVAYAMAPPAGGAGAEAGGLAGILGGPLPMLVLMFAIFYFLLIRPQQKKQKQHKTMLEALKKGDKVWTNGGILGMIVDIDGDNLTLEIAKGVNVVIKRGFVADKDGKPAADVKK, from the coding sequence ATGTTCTTCGATTCCGTAGCCTACGCGATGGCCCCTCCTGCTGGTGGAGCCGGGGCCGAGGCTGGTGGACTGGCTGGCATTCTAGGTGGTCCGCTGCCGATGCTCGTGCTTATGTTCGCCATCTTTTATTTCCTTCTCATCCGCCCTCAGCAGAAGAAGCAAAAACAGCACAAAACCATGTTGGAAGCCTTGAAGAAAGGCGACAAAGTATGGACCAATGGTGGTATCCTTGGCATGATTGTTGATATTGATGGTGACAATCTCACACTTGAGATAGCCAAAGGTGTCAATGTTGTTATTAAGCGCGGTTTTGTTGCCGACAAAGACGGCAAGCCCGCAGCTGATGTAAAGAAGTAG
- a CDS encoding GltB/FmdC/FwdC-like GXGXG domain-containing protein, translating into MQNKRDERTLEAGQIYYKQFNEEIRNLVKDGVTQFTIKNCHGQRYIGIAMEGDLVFDIYGVPGQDLAAFMRGPYIRVHNNAQDGVGNTMDGGRIVIEGLAGDVLGYAMRGGEIFVHGDVGYRVGIHMKAYLEHQPKIVIGGKAGDFLGEYMAGGIILLLGMFSGKPDAPVAGRSLGTGMHGGVIYVRGKVHQEQLGSGLHAQPVDSEDLKVIKELTNEYAKELKLDSKEILSENFVKIRPFSHRPYGNLYVPC; encoded by the coding sequence ATGCAGAATAAAAGAGATGAACGAACCCTTGAGGCAGGGCAGATATATTATAAACAATTCAATGAAGAGATCAGAAATTTGGTTAAAGACGGAGTTACTCAATTCACTATAAAAAATTGCCATGGCCAGCGCTATATTGGGATAGCAATGGAAGGAGACCTTGTTTTTGATATTTATGGAGTACCCGGTCAAGACTTAGCAGCATTCATGCGTGGTCCCTATATACGCGTCCATAACAATGCTCAGGATGGAGTGGGAAATACCATGGATGGAGGACGCATCGTTATTGAGGGGTTAGCCGGAGATGTTCTAGGCTATGCCATGAGAGGAGGAGAAATATTTGTTCATGGAGATGTCGGCTACCGTGTCGGCATCCACATGAAAGCCTATCTTGAACACCAACCCAAAATAGTTATAGGGGGGAAGGCTGGAGACTTTCTTGGTGAATACATGGCTGGTGGAATTATTTTGCTCTTGGGCATGTTTTCTGGTAAGCCTGATGCGCCTGTTGCGGGACGAAGTCTTGGAACAGGAATGCATGGTGGCGTAATTTATGTCCGAGGAAAAGTTCATCAAGAGCAACTCGGGTCTGGTTTGCACGCGCAACCGGTCGACTCTGAAGACCTTAAAGTCATTAAAGAGCTTACCAATGAATACGCCAAAGAATTGAAGCTGGACAGCAAGGAAATTTTAAGCGAGAACTTCGTGAAAATTCGTCCGTTCTCGCATAGACCGTATGGTAACTTGTACGTTCCCTGCTAA
- a CDS encoding class II glutamine amidotransferase produces the protein MKAPDKYHDFEKDISGCGVFGVIHKKRGLISGNIPIAAMKCMHDRGNGLGGGFAAYGIYPEHADKYCFHLMYDSKAAIEKVEKLLRTYFDMHYFEAIPTRKSLAIANPPLFHRYFVTVSNNLINEFSHLIEEDYIVAVVMKINTSFPGAFVVSSGKNMGAFKGVGFPEDIADFFRLEEYNAYIWTGHNRFPTNTPGWWGGAHPFTILNWSIVHNGEISSYGINRRYLCEHDYLCTMMTDTEVVAYELDLLIRKHGLSWEMAAKCFAPPFWDEIEKMNSEDKELYTLLRTTYGSGMLNGPFAILVADNNRLMGLNDRIKLRPLLVAEKDDMVFMSSEESAVRDVCPELDKVWMPKAGEPVIVNLEN, from the coding sequence ATGAAAGCACCTGATAAATACCATGATTTTGAAAAGGACATATCGGGCTGCGGTGTTTTTGGAGTCATTCACAAAAAAAGGGGGCTGATTTCGGGAAACATACCGATTGCAGCGATGAAATGCATGCATGACCGGGGCAATGGACTTGGGGGAGGTTTTGCAGCGTATGGGATCTACCCGGAACACGCAGATAAATATTGTTTTCATCTCATGTATGACAGCAAAGCCGCAATAGAAAAGGTTGAGAAGCTGTTGCGGACATATTTTGACATGCATTACTTCGAAGCTATTCCGACCAGAAAAAGTCTTGCAATAGCAAATCCTCCTCTCTTTCATCGTTATTTTGTCACCGTTTCAAACAACCTCATCAACGAATTTTCTCATTTAATTGAAGAGGATTATATTGTTGCTGTGGTTATGAAAATCAATACGTCTTTTCCAGGAGCCTTTGTTGTTTCAAGTGGGAAAAACATGGGTGCATTCAAAGGGGTAGGTTTTCCTGAAGACATAGCAGATTTTTTCCGCCTCGAAGAATATAATGCATATATATGGACAGGGCATAACCGTTTTCCAACCAATACACCTGGGTGGTGGGGAGGTGCCCATCCCTTTACAATTCTCAATTGGTCTATAGTGCATAATGGTGAAATTTCCTCTTATGGTATCAACCGTCGCTACTTGTGTGAGCATGACTATCTCTGCACAATGATGACAGATACCGAAGTCGTGGCCTACGAACTTGATTTATTGATACGCAAACACGGTCTTTCTTGGGAAATGGCTGCAAAATGTTTTGCTCCTCCCTTTTGGGATGAAATAGAAAAAATGAATTCCGAGGATAAGGAGCTTTATACTCTTCTTCGCACGACGTATGGGTCAGGAATGTTGAATGGGCCTTTTGCCATTCTTGTTGCTGATAATAATCGTTTGATGGGGTTAAACGACCGCATAAAATTACGGCCACTTTTGGTGGCTGAAAAAGATGATATGGTTTTTATGTCAAGTGAAGAGTCAGCTGTACGGGATGTTTGTCCCGAATTGGATAAAGTCTGGATGCCCAAGGCTGGAGAACCAGTTATTGTTAATCTGGAGAATTGA
- a CDS encoding glutamate synthase-related protein, giving the protein MLLQPANKNYHEFCIDRDKELCINCKVCIRQCSYDAHFWDESRQKVTHNNALCIGCHRCAALCPTAALSIRNTPSGFRENSLWRANFLQNIYKQAETGGVLLAGMGSPVDIPVYWDHMLLDASQVTNPSIDPLREPMELKTFLGAKPKRVTVFQGKNGNPSLKTKLAPQIELSIPIMFAAMSFGAINFNLHRAMARAATETGTAYNTGEGGLHQSLYKYGKNTIVQVASGRFGVHLDYLKAGIGIEIKVGQGAKPGIGGHLPGEKINDKVSETRMIPLGSDAISPAPHHDIYSIEDLLQLIYALKEASEYKVPISVKIAAVHNVAAIASGIARAGADIVTIDGMRGGTGAAPAMIRDNVGIPIELALAQVDQRLRDEGIRHKVSVVAAGGIRCSGDVVKSIALGADAVYIGTATLVAVGCTLCGRCYTGKCPWGIATNDPQLSKRQNPDIAAKRLTNLIQAWGHEIEEMLGGMGLNSIESLRGNRDKLRGVGLSDTELDILGIKHAGR; this is encoded by the coding sequence TTGCTGCTTCAACCAGCCAATAAGAATTACCATGAATTTTGCATTGATAGAGACAAAGAGCTCTGTATCAATTGCAAGGTTTGTATAAGGCAGTGTTCTTATGATGCTCACTTTTGGGATGAAAGCAGACAAAAAGTGACGCATAACAACGCCCTCTGTATAGGCTGTCATCGTTGTGCAGCTTTATGTCCAACCGCTGCTTTAAGTATTCGAAATACGCCTTCCGGTTTCAGGGAGAATAGTCTCTGGAGGGCAAATTTTTTGCAAAATATTTATAAACAAGCAGAAACAGGCGGAGTTCTTTTGGCGGGAATGGGGTCTCCTGTCGATATCCCGGTTTACTGGGATCATATGCTGCTAGATGCGAGTCAAGTCACCAATCCTTCCATCGATCCACTTCGAGAGCCCATGGAGTTGAAAACTTTTCTTGGCGCAAAGCCTAAAAGGGTGACTGTTTTCCAAGGTAAAAACGGGAACCCGTCGCTTAAAACAAAATTGGCACCACAAATTGAGCTATCAATACCTATCATGTTTGCGGCCATGAGTTTTGGAGCTATCAATTTCAATTTACATAGAGCTATGGCGAGAGCTGCGACTGAAACCGGTACAGCTTACAATACGGGTGAGGGGGGACTTCACCAATCTCTCTACAAATACGGTAAGAATACGATCGTACAGGTTGCATCTGGGCGTTTTGGGGTTCACTTGGATTACCTTAAGGCTGGTATTGGCATTGAGATCAAAGTCGGACAGGGAGCAAAGCCCGGAATTGGAGGGCATCTCCCCGGTGAAAAGATCAATGATAAAGTTTCTGAAACGCGTATGATTCCTCTTGGATCTGATGCAATTTCACCAGCACCGCATCATGACATATATTCAATCGAAGACCTTCTTCAGTTAATATATGCTTTGAAAGAAGCCTCTGAATACAAAGTTCCCATATCTGTCAAAATCGCAGCTGTTCATAATGTGGCGGCTATTGCATCTGGGATAGCTCGAGCTGGAGCAGATATTGTCACCATTGACGGGATGCGAGGCGGGACTGGCGCGGCTCCGGCAATGATTCGTGATAATGTCGGGATTCCCATTGAACTTGCTTTAGCTCAGGTAGACCAGCGCCTGAGAGACGAAGGAATCAGACACAAGGTTTCCGTCGTTGCCGCAGGGGGAATTCGTTGTTCAGGTGATGTGGTCAAATCTATCGCATTGGGAGCGGACGCCGTTTATATAGGGACTGCTACTCTTGTCGCGGTGGGCTGCACGCTTTGTGGCCGGTGCTACACAGGAAAATGCCCATGGGGAATTGCAACAAATGATCCCCAATTATCCAAAAGACAAAATCCAGATATTGCCGCAAAAAGACTCACGAACCTGATACAGGCCTGGGGACATGAAATAGAAGAAATGCTAGGTGGAATGGGGCTTAATTCTATCGAAAGCCTCCGAGGTAATCGTGACAAGTTACGTGGGGTAGGGCTGTCTGATACTGAACTTGATATTCTTGGTATTAAACATGCCGGTCGTTAA
- the dut gene encoding dUTP diphosphatase — MRKIDVDVKFIDDMWADYDLEYATEFSAGLDLRACLKSSEIEIAPGKKAAISAGISIEIHEKSVAAYIFSRSGLGTKEGLTISQGVGVIDPDYRGEIKVSLLNTSDRVRRIKRGQRIAQMIFMPIFQAVINPVQELNSTKRGEGGFGSTGKL, encoded by the coding sequence ATGAGAAAAATTGATGTGGATGTTAAATTTATAGATGACATGTGGGCTGACTATGATCTTGAGTATGCTACCGAATTCTCAGCTGGGCTTGACCTGAGAGCATGCTTGAAGTCATCTGAAATTGAGATAGCTCCAGGAAAAAAAGCAGCCATATCTGCTGGAATTTCTATTGAGATTCATGAGAAAAGTGTTGCTGCTTATATCTTTTCAAGAAGCGGCCTTGGGACTAAAGAAGGACTCACGATTAGTCAAGGAGTGGGCGTCATTGACCCTGATTATCGAGGAGAAATAAAGGTCTCTCTGCTCAATACTTCTGATCGAGTTCGACGAATTAAGCGCGGCCAGCGCATCGCACAAATGATCTTTATGCCCATATTCCAAGCTGTAATCAACCCGGTGCAAGAGTTGAACTCCACCAAACGAGGTGAAGGCGGCTTTGGCTCAACAGGGAAATTATAG
- a CDS encoding aspartate aminotransferase family protein, protein MTSKFDAIKEKESNLLCNTYGRYPLAIARAEDCRLYDLENTEYIDFLAGIAVCSLGHCREELADVMTEQARKLVHVSNLFYQEPQLELAEKLLSTCAADKVFFCNSGAEANEGAIKLARKYMHTIQGKNRHEIITLEKSFHGRTLSTLTATGQAGPIKEGFHPLPEGFITVPFENTNALRGAVSDKTAAIMIEMVQGEGGVRPLSSEFVQDISELCKENGILLIVDEVQTGLCRTGRFWAHQHYGITPDIFTSAKALANGLPMGAVLCRDEVARAFEPGSHATTFGGGGVVSAVAAKVIDIMLEEKLSERAFEMGKYLSAQVLKLKQKYPEKIIGPRGLGLLFGIELAFNGSEIWKSLLNKRIICNLTQGTILRLVPPLTITHEDINIFIAALDAALEESET, encoded by the coding sequence ATGACAAGTAAATTTGATGCAATAAAAGAAAAAGAGTCCAATCTGCTCTGCAATACATACGGTAGATATCCTTTAGCCATTGCAAGAGCAGAAGACTGTAGATTATACGATTTAGAAAATACAGAGTATATTGATTTCCTGGCTGGAATAGCAGTCTGCAGCCTGGGGCATTGCCGAGAAGAACTTGCGGATGTCATGACAGAACAGGCCAGAAAACTTGTCCATGTGAGCAATCTTTTTTACCAAGAACCGCAATTAGAACTTGCTGAAAAGCTCCTTTCCACATGTGCAGCAGACAAAGTTTTCTTCTGTAATTCTGGAGCGGAAGCCAATGAAGGTGCTATAAAGCTGGCACGAAAGTATATGCATACAATTCAAGGTAAAAACCGACACGAAATCATTACCTTGGAAAAATCTTTTCATGGCCGGACTCTCTCTACTTTGACTGCCACAGGTCAAGCTGGGCCTATCAAGGAAGGCTTCCATCCTCTTCCTGAAGGCTTCATTACCGTTCCTTTTGAAAATACCAATGCATTGAGAGGAGCTGTAAGTGATAAAACTGCGGCTATCATGATTGAAATGGTTCAGGGTGAAGGTGGTGTGCGCCCTCTTTCTTCTGAATTTGTTCAAGATATTAGCGAACTCTGTAAAGAAAATGGAATTCTTCTTATTGTTGACGAAGTTCAAACAGGACTTTGCAGAACAGGCCGTTTTTGGGCGCACCAACATTATGGAATTACACCTGATATATTTACATCGGCAAAAGCGCTGGCAAATGGACTGCCAATGGGGGCTGTCCTATGCAGGGATGAAGTCGCCCGAGCATTTGAACCGGGATCACATGCTACCACCTTTGGTGGAGGCGGAGTTGTCTCTGCTGTGGCAGCAAAAGTAATAGATATCATGCTGGAAGAAAAACTTTCCGAGCGAGCTTTTGAAATGGGAAAGTATTTGAGCGCGCAAGTACTTAAACTTAAACAAAAGTACCCGGAAAAGATTATAGGCCCCAGAGGTCTTGGGCTTTTATTTGGAATTGAGTTGGCTTTCAATGGTTCTGAAATATGGAAATCTCTTTTGAATAAACGCATTATATGCAATTTGACTCAAGGAACAATTCTGCGTCTTGTTCCTCCTTTAACTATTACACATGAAGATATTAATATCTTTATTGCTGCATTGGATGCAGCTCTTGAGGAATCTGAAACATAG
- the prmA gene encoding 50S ribosomal protein L11 methyltransferase yields MSTLFKIEFTIAEDKADEAGIFISSKVPHGWEETPSAEGRRMTLFLEDHILGIEIVKEFESHFPDAEILHSEQKKEDWALAWKDFFTPVTCGKTFTILPPWLKSQGTETSQNIIIEPKMAFGTGHHPTTALCLKTIGNLWNKKALHSDQTFLDLGTGSGILGIGLGKLGLTGLGLDTDPQAIICAKENVKNNKVCGKLTLAVGSINSLDRNINYDVIVANILSGPLIEMASDIIPHIKKGGSLILSGILTEKQADAVAETYERYNIGTPARFIEGEWSCLVWETVEN; encoded by the coding sequence ATGTCTACATTATTTAAAATTGAATTTACAATCGCTGAAGACAAGGCAGATGAAGCGGGAATATTCATCTCCTCCAAGGTTCCCCATGGCTGGGAGGAAACTCCGAGTGCAGAGGGGAGGCGAATGACTTTGTTTCTTGAAGACCATATTTTGGGAATTGAAATAGTCAAAGAATTTGAATCCCATTTTCCAGACGCTGAAATTCTCCATTCAGAACAAAAAAAGGAAGATTGGGCTTTAGCCTGGAAAGATTTTTTTACACCGGTCACATGTGGGAAAACATTTACGATCCTCCCCCCTTGGTTAAAAAGTCAAGGAACAGAAACTTCTCAAAATATTATTATTGAACCTAAAATGGCATTTGGAACAGGTCACCATCCAACGACAGCCCTTTGCTTGAAAACCATAGGGAATCTATGGAATAAAAAAGCACTGCACTCTGACCAGACATTTCTTGATCTTGGTACTGGATCAGGAATCCTGGGGATTGGACTTGGTAAATTGGGACTTACTGGCCTTGGCCTTGATACTGACCCACAGGCTATTATTTGTGCGAAAGAGAACGTAAAAAACAATAAGGTCTGCGGAAAATTAACACTTGCAGTTGGCAGCATCAACTCTCTGGATAGGAACATCAATTATGATGTGATCGTTGCTAATATCTTGTCTGGACCATTGATAGAAATGGCCTCAGACATCATACCTCATATAAAAAAAGGTGGGAGCTTGATTCTCTCAGGGATACTCACCGAAAAACAGGCAGATGCTGTGGCTGAAACGTATGAAAGATATAATATAGGAACACCTGCTCGCTTCATTGAAGGAGAATGGTCTTGTCTTGTTTGGGAGACTGTGGAGAACTAA
- a CDS encoding endonuclease III domain-containing protein, which yields MGQAATLISLYHAMRDKLGPSHWWPGDSPFEIAIGAILTQNTNWQNVEKALGNLKKTGNLTPEKMYSLSFEELSNLIHPAGYYNIKTRRIKNFLEFLNIEASFDIENLASQEIQDIRPKILGVNGIGPETADAILLYALQLPVFVVDAYTQRILHRHDLVHDGIDYHELQALFMDSLPQDVSVYNEFHALIVRTGKQWCKKKVGVCDSCPLQPFLFV from the coding sequence ATGGGACAGGCCGCCACGCTCATATCACTTTACCACGCAATGAGAGACAAACTCGGGCCAAGTCATTGGTGGCCTGGTGACTCGCCCTTTGAAATTGCAATCGGCGCTATCCTAACTCAGAATACAAACTGGCAGAACGTTGAAAAGGCCCTTGGCAATCTAAAAAAAACGGGCAACCTGACACCGGAGAAAATGTATTCCCTTTCCTTCGAAGAATTATCAAACTTGATTCATCCAGCGGGATATTACAATATAAAGACTCGAAGGATTAAAAACTTTCTCGAATTTCTTAATATTGAGGCAAGTTTCGATATCGAAAACTTGGCTTCACAAGAAATTCAGGATATCCGTCCAAAAATTTTAGGAGTAAATGGGATAGGGCCTGAAACAGCGGATGCCATTTTGCTCTACGCTCTTCAACTGCCTGTTTTTGTAGTAGATGCATATACACAAAGGATTTTGCACAGACATGATCTTGTTCACGATGGAATTGATTATCATGAACTACAGGCTCTTTTCATGGACTCCCTCCCCCAAGATGTGTCAGTTTACAACGAATTCCATGCACTCATCGTGAGGACTGGTAAACAATGGTGCAAAAAAAAAGTCGGGGTCTGTGATTCATGCCCGCTCCAACCTTTTCTTTTTGTCTGA